One region of Plasmodium vivax chromosome 7, whole genome shotgun sequence genomic DNA includes:
- a CDS encoding arginyl-tRNA synthetase, putative (encoded by transcript PVX_099120A; Apicoplast targeted protein. Curated by Stuart Ralph, Walter and Eliza Hall Institute of Medical Research, Australia.) → MIRAALLLLLFQSGLRCFQVRRASTNHEHLGNVFFPSVRGRPAYVGGLPPLRWSPPKGAANKAQTKRCRGDPPGGEVHTTGEEVHSVRDDLHAALNKQLQNVAKQILRDENVKLPKHCLLEENKLFDQYEYQSSVILFLEHSLGKGNDVRSEILRILRGTCADLIDSLHLSPNGILNIRVADAFVVREFLQFYRAGGAHMGRAAVEGGTNNNFQKMETPQSGDRHTVLLDFCGVNMAKNMHMGHLKSLLLGNALSNIFRSLNYSVKCRSHIGDWNMNMAMVLSFFVMFPREVLSRGKLNEREVPSICGAAKHEKENSCEGSTSPCVASGQMNRHTHVEHPVAADSTQPGVNEAPQNLLDEELLMNMLSSLREENFDEGYQQLDPSKWEDTNLHNIEFAYKMGKKLFTSSDVFKRISKRSLRMMYQRDEKMIALWGNICRRSKRANKEILDKLQIRRLIDKGESFYVKFVPTVLRRLEDANAVFQLGGKSCLLLRSRGGAVSSNPVSSNPDGSNPVSGNLVSGCTPSGRKDTHILSSYEDHYDVMQATHELREQARRNDADQLKKNFTLLTLQNDVAFTYAAIDLAAIHYRVTHEKANKIIYVVDENQRKHFMQIFAIAKFAHILPDQVECVCLNYGFVLNSENRKMKTKDLCKKNVSVKEMLESVKLANLGGHTGEKHTGEKHTGEKHTGEKHTGEKHTGEKHTGEKHTGEKHTGEKHTGEKHTGEKHTGEKHTGEKHTGEKHRESFLLSSLIYSYLAVKNYKRQVIGNILNNFHAEYLLIINCYNEVSSILGKAKKGDYSSLLEKRKNIQIEKNLKKLMLHMMRFNNITEEVTRSYSVDRLCSFLFTLSQKMQPLLQSSSVHNFLSALNGLLGKKEQAEEQVNDVAGDKGEVTHVIREVTQTELFLLLKNSGLLDLREDESLPEQSGKIETLIFNRILEVLIMQAYLSLVGRTFGMLNLQLVNFGRRGRAPGAARL, encoded by the exons ATGATCAGAGCCGCTTTGCTACTTCTTCTCTTCCAATCCGGTCTGAGGTGCTTCCAAGTGAGAAGAGCTTCCACAAATCATGAGCATCTTGgcaacgttttttttcccagcgTAAGGGGAAGACCCGCCTACGTTGGGGGTCTTCCGCCGCTGAGATGGAGCCCCCCAAAGGGAGCGGCAAATAAGGCACAGACGAAGCGGTGCAGAGGAGACCCCCCAGGTGGGGAAGTGCACACCACAGGTGAGGAAGTGCACTCCGTACGTGACGACCTGCACGCCGCCCTAAATAAGCAACTGCAAAACGTCGCGAAACAAATTTTGCGAgacgaaaatgtgaagctaCCCAAGCACTGCCTCCTTGAAGAGAACAAACTGTTTGACCAATATGAATACCAGTCGAGTGTGATTCTCTTTTTGGAGCATTCATTAGGGAAAGGAAACGATGTGCGCAGTGAGATCCTCCGGATTTTGAGGGGAACATGTGCAGACCTAATAGACTCTCTTCATTTATCCCCCAATGGGATACTCAACATCCGGGTTGCCGATGCGTTCGTGGTGCGGGAGTTTCTGCAGTTTTACAGGGCTGGGGGGGCTCACATGGGGAGAGCTGCAGTGGAGGGAGGCACAAATAACAActtccaaaaaatggagaccCCCCAAAGTGGGGATCGCCACACCGTCCTGCTGGACTTCTGCGGAGTGAACATGGCGAAGAACATGCACATGGGGCACCTCAAGTCCCTCCTCCTCGGCAACGCACTCAGCAACATCTTCCGCTCTTTAAACTATTCCGTGAAATGTAGAAGCCATATAGGCGACTGGAATATGAATATGGCGATGGTCTTAAGTTTTTTTGTTATGTTTCCCCGCGAGGTGCTATCGAGGGGGAAGCTAAATGAGAGAGAAGTGCCTAGCATCTGTGGAGCTGCCAAACATGAAAAGGAGAACTCGTGCGAAGGGTCCACTTCGCCCTGTGTAGCCAGCGGTCAGATGAATAGACACACACATGTGGAGCACCCCGTGGCGGCAGATTCAACGCAGCCTGGAGTGAACGAAGCACCTCAGAACCTGCTGGACGAAGAACTGCTCATGAACATGCTGAGCAGCTTGAGGGAGGAAAACTTCGATGAAGGGTACCAACAGCTGGACCCATCCAAGTGGGAAGACACAAACTTGCATAACATCGAGTTTgcgtacaaaatggggaagaagcttTTTACCTCCTCGgacgtttttaaaaggatCAGCAAAAGGAGCTTACGCATGATGTATCAGAGGGATGAGAAGATGATTGCCTTGTGGGGCAACATTTGCAGGAGAAGCAAGCGG gCGAACAAAGAAATTTTGGATAAACTCCAAATCAGGAGGTTGATAGACAAGGGGGAGAGCTTCTACGTGAAGTTCGTGCCCACCGTATTGCGGCGACTGGAAGACGCCAATGCGGTTTTTCAgctgggggggaagtccTGCCTCCTGCTGAGGAGCAGGGGCGGGGCGGTTAGCAGCAACCCGGTTAGCAGTAACCCTGATGGCAGCAACCCGGTTAGCGGTAACCTTGTTAGCGGCTGCACACCGAGCGGCAGGAAAGACACCCACATTCTGAGCAGCTACGAGGACCACTACGACGTGATGCAGGCGACGCACGAGCTGCGCGAGCAGGCCAGGAGGAACGACGCCGACCAATTGAAGAAGAACTTCACCCTGCTGACGCTCCAAAACGATGTGGCCTTCACCTACGCAGCCATTGACTTAGCCGCAATACACTACCGAGTGACACatgaaaaggcaaacaaaaTAATCTACGTGGTTGACGAAAATCAGAGGAAGCATTTTATGCAAATCTTTGCCATCGCCAAGTTTGCACATATTCTCCCTGACCAAGTAGAATGTGTGTGTCTGAATTACGGCTTTGTTCTAAACTcagaaaatagaaaaatgaaaacgaaagatttgtgtaaaaaaaacgtttccGTTAAGGAGATGCTGGAAAGTGTCAAGTTGGCTAACCTGGGTGGGCacacaggggagaagcacacaggggagaagcacacaggggagaagcacacaggggagaagcacacaggggagaagcacacaggggagaagcacacaggggagaagcacacaggggagaagcacacaggggagaagcacacaggggagaagcacacaggggagaagcacacaggggagaagcacacaggggagaagcacacaggggagaagcacagaGAAAGCTTCCTCCTGTCGTCCCTCATTTATTCCTACTTGGctgtaaaaaattacaaacgaCAAGTAATAGGCAACATCCTGAACAATTTTCACGCAGAGTATCTTCTCATAATTAATTGCTACAATGAAGTGTCCTCCATCttggggaaagcaaaaaaaggcgattactcctcccttttggaaaagagaaaaaacatacagattgaaaaaaatttaaaaaaattgatgctACACATGATGCGTTTTAACAATATCACGGAGGAAGTGACTCGCAGCTACAGCGTCGACAGATTGtgctccttcctcttcacgCTGTCCCAGAAAATGCAGCCCCTTCTGCAGAGCAGCAgcgttcataattttttgagcGCATTGAATGGTTTGCTAGGGAAGAAGGAGCAGGCGGAGGAACAGGTCAACGACGTGGCAGGCGACAAAGGCGAAGTGACACACGTCATCCGTGAAGTGACCCAGACGGAACTGTTCCTTCTCCTCAAAAACAGCGGCCTGCTCGACCTCCGCGAAGACGAAAGtttacctgaacagtcaGGCAAAATTGAAACGCTCATTTTTAACCGAATTTTGGAAGTACTCATTATGCAGGCCTACCTGTCCCTCGTGGGAAGAACATTTGGCATGCTGAATTTGCAGCTGGTGAACTTTGGCCGACGTGGACGTGCGCCGGGGGCCGCGCGTTTGTAG
- a CDS encoding pseudouridylate synthase, putative (encoded by transcript PVX_099125A; Apicoplast targeted protein. Curated by Stuart Ralph, Walter and Eliza Hall Institute of Medical Research, Australia.), whose translation MRLRGLLPLLLTKLALSFKVMKIIIPNTSGLNVVDGNFEPKYFIKNKLRFVSPYVYTYKLYTKKRWIGKRIADVLSSEFCAYDLSYFQESIKKGYVKVNEENVSCDYLMKSNDLIQHKLLLFEKPVMCNKILILYEDKNFICVYKSASLPTHPVGFYQYNSLLRLLQNYISSTLAKGHPSGGDSSGEANQKDGQAEPNEGDVIKINFNFRKANFGDIPGVGPPSQEDPQQGGEPKGGEPDQGRSQVGKHTAEERAQLAENSKKRKQSETLLDNYLNGSGQNRKRVSTSLKGDNTNGGGDHPTNQGELKEGEAPNGLLSEGKANADRTEKSDKSLCTDKSEELNGQAYASFPPVPHKAQWRGKRPKCRNNERKDKPEKDDSYIYTLHRLDKLTSGIVLFGKNKSFSTFFSQNISNNSITKSYVTRVEGDFRALIRTLLDQKKVIDDWDNKTFNELVEEFCSVGKDDSSLPFNGSNSFKNDIFLYRNGYCGEGALSGEEDMEALASIVREKRGYLLDEFDVEKFELGGASRGGSHGGSSQGDGSREDSSREHSRASVEDEPLRQHFVVDFGYMYCENKKLLKYVFTKYTQGNRQIAEEYCLKPSITRFMFLAYNPELKESLVLCQPITGRTHQIRAHLKSLSFPISNDAQYNDNFAKEYMEKSVYLHFHEGDHSGEQSGEQLGEQLGEHSGEHSGDHSGEGVPPNQDKKDSPEKYTHFPLIPFLNTSFHWLYDEKINLNDTYTEADLNRYFFKQISNITYHSSGIFLHSFRYTWENVFDVFTLLPKWCSLFCLPKGLLAFLLYGSLS comes from the coding sequence ATGCGCCTGCGTGGGCTGCTCCCCCTGCTACTAACCAAACTTGCACTCTCATTCAAAGTGATGAAAATCATCATCCCGAACACGAGCGGACTGAATGTGGTTGATGGGAACTTCGAGCCAAAGTACTTCATCAAAAATAAGCTGCGTTTTGTTAGCCCCTATGTGTATACGTATAAGCTGTATACCAAAAAGAGATGGATAGGGAAAAGAATTGCAGACGTTTTGTCCTCCGAATTTTGCGCCTACGATTTGAGCTACTTCCAGGAatctataaaaaaagggtacgTAAAGGTAAACGAGGAAAATGTCTCCTGTGACTACCTCATGAAGAGCAACGACCTCATCCAACATAAGCTCCTCCTCTTTGAGAAGCCAGTCATGTGtaacaaaatattaattcTTTATGAAGATAAGAATTTCATCTGTGTGTATAAGTCCGCCAGTTTGCCCACCCACCCGGTTGGCTTCTACCAGTATAACTCCCTCCTGCGACTTTTGCAAAACTATATTAGCTCCACTTTAGCAAAGGGGCACCCCTCTGGGGGGGACAGCTCCGGAGAGGCAAACCAAAAAGACGGACAAGCGGAACCGAACGAAGGGGACGTCATCAAAATTAACTTCAATTTTAGGAAAGCCAATTTTGGGGACATTCCGGGGGTGGGACCCCCTTCTCAGGAGGATCcccaacaggggggggaaccaAAGGGGGGCGAGCCAGACCAGGGGAGGAGTCAAGTAGGGAAACACACCGCTGAGGAGCGCGCACAGCTGGCAGAAAATTcgaagaaaagaaaacagAGCGAAACGCTTCTAGACAACtacctgaacgggtcaggtcAAAATCGTAAAAGGGTATCCACAAGTTTAAAAGGGGACAATACCAATGGGGGGGGTGATCATCCCACCAACCAGGGGGAGTtaaaggagggggaggccCCAAATGGGCTGCTGAGCGAGGGGAAGGCCAACGCGGATAGGACGGAAAAATCGGACAAATCGCTCTGCACAGATAAGTCGGAAGAACTAAACGGTCAGGCCTacgcttctttcccccccgtgccGCATAAAGCGCAGTGGCGGGGGAAACGCCCCAAGTGCAGGAACAACGAAAGGAAAGACAAACCGGAAAAGGACGACTCCTACATTTACACCCTGCACAGACTGGACAAGCTAACCTCGGGCATTGTCCTCTttgggaaaaacaaaagctTTTCTACCTTCTTCTCCCAGAACATCTCAAATAATAGCATAACGAAGTCGTACGTTACTAGAGTGGAGGGCGACTTCCGTGCCCTCATTAGGACCCTCTTGGATCAGAAGAAGGTGATTGACGATTGGGATAACAAAACGTTCAACGAGTTAGTGGAAGAGTTCTGCTCCGTTGGTAAGGACGATTCTTCCCTCCCATTTAATGGCAGCAATTCGtttaaaaatgacattttcCTGTACAGAAATGGGTACTGTGGGGAGGGGGCCCTGAGTGGGGAGGAAGACATGGAGGCCCTGGCGAGCATCGTGCGGGAAAAGAGGGGCTACCTGCTGGATGAGTTCGATGTGGAGAAATTTGAACTGGGGGGCGCAtcccgggggggaagccatgGAGGGAGCAGCCAAGGAGACGGGAGCCGCGAAGACAGCAGCCGCGAACATAGCCGCGCTAGCGTGGAGGACGAGCCCCTCCGACAACACTTCGTCGTCGACTTCGGATACATGTACTGCGAAAATAAGAAGCTGCTCAAATACGTTTTCACAAAGTACACTCAGGGGAACCGCCAAATCGCGGAGGAGTACTGCCTGAAGCCCAGCATCACCCGATTCATGTTCCTGGCGTATAACCCCGAATTGAAGGAGTCACTCGTCTTGTGCCAACCCATAACGGGAAGGACCCACCAGATTAGGGCCCACCTGAAGAGCCTCTCCTTCCCAATTTCGAACGACGCGCAGTATAATGATAACTTCGCCAAGGAGTACATGGAGAAGTCGGTGTACTTGCACTTTCACGAGGGGGACCACTCGGGGGAGCAGTCAGGGGAGCAGTTAGGGGAGCAGTTAGGGGAGCACTCAGGGGAGCACTCGGGGGACCACTCAGGGGAAGGAGTCCCACCCAACCAGGATAAGAAGGACAGCCCCGAAAAGTACACCCACTTCCCTCTCATCCCATTTCTCAACACGTCCTTCCATTGGCTCTACGACGAGAAGATCAATTTGAATGACACATACACCGAGGCAGATTTGAATAGGTACTTTTTTAAGCAAATTAGCAACATCACGTATCACAGCTCGGGAATATTCCTGCACTCCTTTCGATACACGTGGGAAAACGTCTTTGACGTTTTTACGCTTCTTCCAAAGTGGTGTTCTTTGTTTTGCCTCCCCAAGGGCCTACTCGCGTTTTTGCTCTACGGCTCCCTATCGTGA
- a CDS encoding hypothetical protein, conserved (encoded by transcript PVX_099130A): protein MTRELLLSLVHNASTQLSNELVALNDDILFLQNELSLSKNKHCSDLVKRKTDTTKEQKLKRLSAFLTKYVTFLMDKREGSAPPGCYYSHVVSRTGGIASLMGGMSDADTSNERNAAERLKDLCQKRSALEDMLHLLRISEVQKLSDDKSQDVFSDLMFQLKSSILGGAEHLFSRMWSSGGGDKFRGGKASGKASGSGTDDEWNAARGDHSSTAASAESGGNSSRERVSDLEEADGASDVHTGGTPRGESPAKSPSLGGHHSEKGSPLNWKSHTEERPLPKSGSLTSPFLKKQQKCGSRNNPGDSSLQRFHLMRKCFSNTRGAATSFLFDRDGGVNGGEAAIPMQTRRSEKRKIPLLRKSSRGESTHLENKHTNVAVLKGHIEKGSPKMPVKTIPPSINKAGKNVCTRKGSNEPNGEALGERDRSGSFDSLSSSSSDASASRGPGGEKTGSGNQMGRKKYLIRINRKGHGSFEVTKEGANSSGRVYDFEVLYEGGDEVVGMSDAATPQQGTPKQLVHFSFLRRGGKVCGVEKLQIGDSELVRSLHFGSATQGAPRDADANEDGVTAGDPLVPPQRKGRAKKEARKRINWLEESLKNLREENFRKKYELTRMLDDVRRRQMKGVVSGGGGNSSGGDFSGGNHPAGAESYNMEFVETNRLRGLYIHMLDKQSQLERDKNFYKKELETLQEDIKNEAAPLADFLREEKHKFIEREKEFYKKEKKYFQVKNQLRKKVTHLENQLEIAQETLNKEREVNKSLRSTITENLSLMEKKDNERRNSDLANESKIKNLNTELQELMDTVVVEKKEKNKLQEEISLIRKDVSFDHFKKVVLEKITKTNCDIKYLAEILELLTKELENKISKESSNERHVRELEEECSRKTKLLSCAEGKMNKDKRKMRKMREEIAYLHEKNKNLVESVKCMVSQGVGGFPNEVISPEGGGTTSPEEGAYYCSSDERDAALLQHLSPRETSQIAKSNDTAGRNRKGRRRRRGRAPSKGKRRFSKNGQSCTSFSDNSSLFLCHDMDTKRGCSSDELASGPPYECRGVIRHSFRWER from the coding sequence atgACGAGGGAGTTATTACTCTCCCTAGTGCACAATGCCAGCACCCAGCTGAGTAACGAACTGGTGGCACTGAATGAcgacattttatttttacaaaatgagtTAAGCTTGAGTAAGAACAAACACTGCTCCGATCtggtgaaaagaaaaacagatACAACCAAGGAGCAGAAGTTAAAACGATTGAGTGCCTTTTTGACAAAGTACGTGACCTTTTTGATGGATAAAAGGGAAGGCAGTGCCCCCCCCGGTTGTTATTACTCTCATGTGGTGAGCAGAACTGGCGGAATTGCAAGTTTGATGGGAGGCATGAGCGATGCGGATACAAGCAATGAACGTAATGCAGCGGAACGTTTGAAAGATTTGTGCCAGAAGAGAAGCGCACTGGAGGATATGCTGCATCTGCTGCGGATAAGTGAGGTGCAAAAGTTGAGTGACGACAAGTCGCAAGACGTATTTTCCGACTTGATGTTTCAGCTGAAGAGTTCGATCCTCGGGGGAGCGGAGCATTTGTTCAGCAGGATGTGGAGCAGTGGAGGGGGGGATAAATTTCGCGGGGGCAAAGCGAGTGGCAAAGCGAGCGGCAGTGGTACTGATGATGAATGGAATGCCGCGCGAGGGGACCACTCCTCCACCGCGGCATCAGCCGAGTCAGGGGGAAACTCCAGCCGCGAACGGGTGAGCGATTTGGAGGAAGCAGACGGGGCATCAGATGTGCACACTGGTGGCACACCGAGGGGAGAGAGCCCTGCGAAAAGCCCCTCACTAGGTGGACACCACTCCGAAAAGGGAAGCCCCTTAAATTGGAAGTCGCACACGGAGGAGAGACCCCTTCCAAAGAGTGGCTCCCTCACAAGtccgtttttaaaaaaacagcaaaagtGCGGGAGTAGAAATAACCCGGGCGATTCCTCCCTGCAAAGGTTCCATTTGATGAGAAAATGCTTTAGTAACACGAGGGGGGCCGCCACGTCGTTCCTCTTCGACCGTGATGGGGGGGTGaacggaggagaagcggcaaTACCAATGCAAACCagaagaagtgaaaaacgtaaaattccccttttgaggaaATCCTCACGTGGAGAATCAACCCATCTGGAGAATAAACACACAAACGTGGCAGTCCTGAAAGGGCATATCGAAAAGGGAAGCCCCAAAATGCCAGTCAAGACGATCCCCCCGTCGATAAATAAAGCtggcaaaaatgtgtgcacaaGAAAGGGGAGCAACGAACCGAATGGTGAAGCATTGGGAGAACGGGACCGATCGGGTTCGTTTGACTCGCTCTCCTCATCTTCTTCCGACGCGTCTGCATCGAGAGGacccgggggggagaaaaccgGATCGGGCAACCagatggggagaaaaaagtacCTCATCAGAATAAACCGAAAGGGGCATGGCAGTTTTGAAGTTACGAAGGAGGGAGCAAACTCGTCCGGTCGTGTCTACGATTTTGAGGTCCTTTATGAGGGGGGTGATGAAGTGGTCGGCATGTCGGATGCCGCTACACCGCAGCAGGGGACGCCCAAACAGTTGGTgcacttttcatttttgaggaggggggggaaggtaTGCGGCGTGGAGAAGTTACAAATTGGGGACAGCGAGTTGGTGAGGAGTCTCCATTTCGGGAGTGCCACCCAGGGTGCGCCTCGCGATGCGGATGCTAACGAAGATGGCGTGACGGCAGGGGACCCCCTGGTGCCGCCGCAAAGGAAGGGGCGTGCCAAGAAGGAAGCGCGAAAGCGAATCAATTGGCTGGAAGAGAGTTTGAAAAACTTGCGGGAGGAGAATTTCAGGAAGAAGTACGAGCTGACGAGGATGCTAGACGATGTGAGGAGGAGACAAATGAAAGGGGTGGTGAGCGGCGGTGGGGGGAACTCTTCCGGGGGTGACTTCTCCGGGGGTAACCACCCCGCAGGTGCAGAGTCCTACAACATGGAGTTCGTAGAAACGAACCGGCTGCGCGGGCTGTACATCCACATGCTGGACAAGCAGAGCCAACTGGAGAGGGACAAAAATTTCTACAAAAAGGAGCTAGAAACATTGCAAGAAGAtataaaaaacgaagcagCTCCATTGGCCGATTTTCTGAGGGAAGAGAAGCACAAGTTCatagaaagagaaaaagaattttacaaaaaggaaaagaaatatttccAAGTGAAGAACCAGTTGAGGAAAAAAGTGACCCACCTTGAAAATCAGTTGGAGATAGCCCAAGAGACGTTAAACAAAGAGAGGGAAGTGAACAAAAGCTTGAGGAGTACCATCACGGAAAATCTATCCctcatggaaaaaaaggataacgAAAGGAGGAACTCCGATTTGGCAAATGAGTctaagataaaaaatttgaatacaGAGCTGCAGGAGCTCATGGATACCGTGGTGgtagagaaaaaagaaaaaaataaattgcagGAGGAAATCTCTCTCATCAGGAAGGACGTCTCTTTTGATCACTTCAAAAAAGTGGTActtgaaaaaattacaaaaacgaATTGCGATATAAAGTACCTGGCCGAGATCCTCGAGTTGTTGACGAAGGAGCTGGAGAATAAAATATCCAAGGAGAGTTCCAACGAAAGACATGTGCGCGAATTGGAAGAGGAGTGCTCGAGGAAGACCAAACTGTTAAGCTGTGCGGAGGgtaaaatgaacaaagaTAAGCGCAAGATGAGGAAGATGAGGGAGGAAATAGCCTATCTGCATGAGAAGAATAAAAACCTGGTGGAGAGCGTCAAGTGTATGGTTTCCCAGGGGGTGGGGGGATTTCCTAACGAGGTGATCTCTCCAGAGGGCGGGGGGACCACCTCCCCAGAGGAGGGTGCTTACTACTGTTCTTCCGATGAACGAGATGCAGCATTATTGCAGCACCTCTCCCCGCGGGAGACCTCACAGATTGCCAAGTCGAATGACACCGCTGGGAGGAACagaaaagggaggaggaggaggagggggcgCGCGCCAAGTAAAGGCAAAAGGCGATtcagcaaaaatgggcagaGCTGCACCAGCTTCTCCGACAACAGTTCGCTATTCCTCTGCCACGACATGGACACTAAGCGGGGGTGCTCGTCCGACGAGCTGGCGAGCGGCCCGCCCTACGAGTGCCGGGGGGTCATTCGGCACAGCTTTAGGTgggagcggtga